A portion of the Bactrocera neohumeralis isolate Rockhampton chromosome 2, APGP_CSIRO_Bneo_wtdbg2-racon-allhic-juicebox.fasta_v2, whole genome shotgun sequence genome contains these proteins:
- the LOC126767836 gene encoding uncharacterized protein LOC126767836, with translation MTGNTDDYNADELEAPEWLDNDFFLKVLKNCEQKTSKIEIVNVNISPASMKGDHYASVMFRAQLEYRVNGVHKTKSVILKTMPESDGHKKEMLGEMDIFEKEISMYTKILPRFEKILRDIGDNTVLKVQCLYSALSPKQVIVFEDLVAAGYEVVRDRALTVNEVKAAYSTLAKWHAISYKINLEEPQYFDDFQKGFFNMPNIEKQSFMTSGIVNFVDLLRKTPSLQAYLPYFEKLKPKLFESCRQTYAEYHEAPKKGACYVLCHGDFHTKNMMFKHHKESDDMVNVMLLDFQVCYVGPSVNDLIYSIYCLLDEKLRLDFPALLYYYYTVFKDTLVNIGFKGTSPTLLQIRQEHMRHKNLELFILVTFLPMWYALNEKETKVELIMTSDEYRRSFYDSVEYIKYLEHILPKYLHLGYLED, from the exons ATGACCGGAAACACCGACGATTACAATGCCGATGAACTGGAGGCGCCCGAATGGTTGGACAATGATTTCTTCTTGAAGGTGTTGAAGAACTGTGAGcagaaaacaagcaaaatagAAATTGTGAATGTGAACATTTCACCAGCTTCCATGAAGGGTGATCACTATGCAAGCGTAATGTTTCGGGCGCAGTTGGAATATCGAGTGAATGGTGTGCACAAAACTAAATCTGTGATCTTGAAAACTATGCCAGAAAGCGATGGACATAAAAAAGAGATGCTAGGCGAGatggatatttttgaaaaggaaATAAGCATGTATACTAAGATTCTACCGCGCTTCGAAAAGATCCTACGCGACATTGGCGATAATACAGTGCTGAAAGTACA GTGTTTATACAGCGCTTTAAGCCCTAAGCAAGTGATTGTCTTTGAAGACCTGGTGGCCGCCGGTTATGAGGTGGTGCGTGATCGAGCTCTTACCGTGAACGAAGTGAAAGCGGCCTATTCTACGTTAGCCAAGTGGCATGCCATCAGTTATAAAATCAATCTAGAG GAACCGCAGTATTTTGACGACTTTCAGAAGGGCTTTTTCAACATGCCGAACATAGAAAAGCAGTCATTTATGACATCCGGCATAGTCAATTTCGTAGATCTACTGAGAAAAACACCTTCTTTACAGGCTTATTTGCCATATTTTGAGAAATTGAAACCCAAACTGTTTGAAAGTTGTCGCCAAACTTATGCCGAGTACCATGAAGCGCCGAAAAAGGGCGCTTGTTATGTTCTTTGTCATGGAGATTTTCATACTAAAAATATGATGTTTAAACATCACAAGGAAAGTGATGACATGGTCAATGTAATGCTGTTAGACTTCCAAGTTTGTTATGTGGGTCCGAGTGTGAATGATTTGATATATTCCATCTACTGTCTGCTGGATGAGAAGTTACGTTTAGACTTTCCAGCACTGCTTTACTATTACTACACCGTTTTCAAAGACACTTTAGTCAATATCGGTTTTAAGGGTACTTCACCGACACTTTTGCAGATAAGACAAGAACATATGCGTCATAAAAACTTGG AACTGTTTATCTTGGTGACATTTTTGCCCATGTGGTACGCGCTCAATGAAAAGGAGACTAAAGTGGAACTTATCATGACATCCGACGAATATCGCCGCTCTTTCTACGATTCGGTggaatatatcaaatatttggAGCACATTTTACCTAAATACTTGCATCTAGGCTATTTGGAGGATTAA
- the LOC126767834 gene encoding uncharacterized protein LOC126767834 has translation MAPKAEEYNEDELQPPQWLDSEFLMQVLQNCEQNASDVVLKSFKLTPATVKGDHYASIMFRALAEYRLGGVEKSKSMIIKTMPEVEGIKKDILEKFDIFEVEIGMYTQVLPRFEKQLRDIGDNTTLKAPVLYHALSPHKLIVFEDIVPLGYNVIRERFANEQEVKAAYAKLAKWHAISHKIIKEEPHYFDQYRHSFFSQDSIRENPFFMNGTKTFMKFVQKTPELKEYLPTFEKLLEKVDLLDEAVASYNEYRVAPLDDAYYVLNHGDFHSKNMMYKHNPDTGKFEDVMLLDYQFSHVGPITSDLMYSIFMLLDDKLRPRTAEFLHYYFTIFKETLEKIGYDGPLPSLVKLREHLFRHRYTELLMMMIFLPMWPKFCRGDISPDLLTTDKEYALKIYDKEYLDELLRIIPNYLHLGYLEV, from the exons ATGGCACCTAAAGCAGAGGAATACAACGAGGATGAGCTGCAGCCGCCACAATGGTTGGATAGTGAGTTTCTTATGCAAGTGTTGCAGAATTGTGAGCAAAACGCAAGTGATGTGGTGTTGAAAAGCTTCAAACTCACTCCCGCCACTGTTAAGGGTGACCACTATGCCAGCATAATGTTTCGTGCATTGGCCGAGTATCGGTTAGGTGGTGTAGAGAAAAGCAAATCGATGATCATTAAAACAATGCCAGAGGTCGAAGGCATCAAAAAAGATATTTTGGAGAAATTTGACATATTCGAGGTTGAAATTGGCATGTATACGCAGGTACTGCCACGCTTCGAAAAGCAACTGCGCGATATTGGTGATAACACAACGCTGAAAGCACC TGTACTCTACCATGCGTTATCACCACACAAGCTCATCGTATTTGAGGATATCGTGCCACTGGGCTATAATGTAATTCGTGAACGTTTTGCGAATGAGCAAGAAGTAAAAGCTGCTTACGCCAAACTGGCCAAATGGCATGCGATCAGTCACAAGATAATAAAAGAG GAACCACACTACTTCGATCAATATCGCCACAGTTTCTTCTCGCAGGACAGTATTAGGGAAAATCCATTCTTTATGAACGGTACGAaaacttttatgaaatttgtgcaaaaaacaCCAGAGTTGAAGGAATATTTGCCAACTTTTGAGAAACTTTTGGAGAAAGTTGATCTGCTCGATGAGGCTGTTGCTTCCTATAACGAATATCGGGTTGCGCCGCTTGATGACGCTTACTATGTGCTCAATCATGGTGATTTCCATTCGAAAAATATGATGTACAAGCATAATCCAGATACCGGAAAATTTGAGGATGTTATGCTCTTGGACTATCAATTTTCCCATGTTGGTCCAATAACCAGTGATTTGATGTACTCCATATTCATGTTGTTAGATGATAAGTTGCGTCCGCGTACAGCTGAATTCCTGCATTACTACTTCACGATTTTCAAGGAAACTCTTGAGAAAATAGGATACGACGGCCCTTTACCGAGTTTGGTCAAATTGCGGGAGCACTTGTTCCGTCACAGATATACAG aattgctgatgatgatgatattTCTGCCGATGTGGCCTAAATTTTGTCGAGGAGATATCTCACCAGATTTGCTGACAACCGACAAAGAGTACGCTCTTAAGATTTATGACAAAGAATACCTCGACGAGTTGCTCCGGATTATTCCGAATTATTTACATTTGGGTTATCTCGAGgtttag